The Epinephelus lanceolatus isolate andai-2023 chromosome 11, ASM4190304v1, whole genome shotgun sequence genome window below encodes:
- the LOC117263716 gene encoding uncharacterized protein LOC117263716, with protein MQLNLPVLTLCLLGTAVLCVAQSVTPKTAKPTPGPGTTTTAGTGTTTAAGTGSTTAAGTGSTTAAGTGTTTAAGTGTTTAAGTGTTTAAGTGSTATTTKTTLAPTKSTPSVGGEGEGLTSGAIAGIAIGSIAGVAAVGGGIFGGLKYMGKI; from the exons ATGCAGCTGAATCTTCCTGTCCTGACTCTTTGCCTTCTGGGCACAG CAGTCCTGTGTGTAGCACAGTCAGTCACACCAAAAACTGCCAAACCCACACCTGGCCCAGGCACCACTACCACAGCTGGAACtggaacaaccacagctgccggAACTGGATCGACTACAGCTGCCGGAACTGGATCGACCACAGCTGCCGGAACtggaacaaccacagctgccggAACtggaacaaccacagctgccggAACtggaacaaccacagctgccggAACTGGATCAACCGCCACTACTACGAAAACCACTTTAGCTCCCACTAAATCCACACCTTCTGTGGGTGGAGAGGGAGAAGGGCTTACATCTGGCGCTATAGCCGGAATTGCCATTGGCTCTATCGCTGGGGTGGCTGCTGTTG GTGGTGGTATCTTTGGTGGGCTGAAGTACATGGGGAAGATCTGA